In a single window of the Globicephala melas chromosome 10, mGloMel1.2, whole genome shotgun sequence genome:
- the MANSC1 gene encoding MANSC domain-containing protein 1 gives MFFREGWSLTHTRVIICFLMLRLSTSQNCPIKSLEDMVIDIQSSLSKGIRGNEPIHTLTQEDCINSCCSTKNISGDKACNLMIFDTRKTAKLPNCYLFFCPSEEACPLKPAKGLMSYRIIRDFPSLAGTDLPSQEVAQEESLFRSRSSHTITPTPPPPTGDSEPTVLWRDSFSQKFGSSDHSEKLLKIDLASPQWTVYKENDQSQKSPSSSEQTVAHLLPEYVTVFPSTVAVAALPAVLATPKPASLPAANAAEIPSVTPQPQGATSAPPVAAVTNTTTTEVPTSIFRASTHSKGPPDTVPFRDVSSLTWNTEAARDPATFPLSNVNSPTTNTTASQEDGKASSGGPSLSGAPERQPGLAFEQWLLVGTVLFGVLFLAIGLGLLGRTLLESLHRKRYSRLDYLINGIYVDI, from the exons atgttcttccGGGAGGGATGGAGCTTGACTCACACTCGTGTAATAATTTGTTTCCTGATGCTAAGGCTGTCCACCAGTCAGAACTGTCCCATCAAGAGTCTAGAAGATATGGTCATTGACATCCAGTCATCCCTTTCCAAGGGAATCAGAGGCAATGAGCCCATACACACATTAACTCAAGAAGACTGCATTAATTCTTGCTGCTCAACAAAAAACATATCAG GGGACAAAGCATGTAACTTGATGATCTTCGACACTCGAAAAACAGCTAAACTACCCAACTGCTACCTGTTCTTCTGTCCCAGTGAGGAAGCCTGTCCCCTGAAACCAGCAAAGGGACTTATGAGTTACAGGATAATCAGAG ATTTTCCATCTTTGGCGGGAACTGATTTGCCAAGCCAGGAGGTAGCCCAGGAAGAGTCTCTGTTCCGCAGCAGGTCTTCACACACCATCACTCCCACGCCCCCTCCTCCCACAGGTGATTCAGAGCCCACGGTCTTATGGAGAGATTCATTTTCTCAGAAGTTTGGATCCTCAGATCACTCGGAGAAACTACTCAAGATTGACCTGGCAAGTCCACAGTGGActgtttataaagaaaatgacCAGTCTCAGAAGTCACCATCTTCCTCAGAACAAACAGTAGCTCATCTGCTGCCTGAATATGTGACAGTGTTCCCCAGTACAGTGGCAGTTGCCGCTCTGCCCGCTGTCCTGGCCACTCCAAAGCCTGCATCTCTCCCTGCCGCCAACGCTGCAGAGATACCTTCTGTGACTCCTCAGCCTCAGGGGGCCACCTCTGCCCCACCTGTAGCCGCGGTCACTAACACGACCACAACTGAGGTTCCGACTTCCATCTTTAGGGCATCGACACACTCGAAAGGCCCACCAGACACGGTGCCCTTTAGAGACGTTTCCAGCTTGACCTGGAACACAGAGGCTGCCCGGGACCCTGCTACGTTTCCTTTGTCAAATGTGAATTCTCCCACTACAAATACAACAGCTTCCCAGGAAGATGGGAAGGCCAGCTCTGGTGGGCCCTCCCTGAGCGGTGCTCCAGAAAGGCAGCCGGGCCTCGCATTTGAACAGTGGCTCCTGGTCGGGACCGTGCTCTTTGGGGTCCTGTTCCTCGCCATAGGCCTGGGTCTCTTGGGCAGAACGCTCTTAGAATCCCTCCACAGGAAACGTTACTCGAGGCTTGATTATTTGATCAATGGCATCTATGTTGACATCTAA